In Thunnus thynnus chromosome 4, fThuThy2.1, whole genome shotgun sequence, a genomic segment contains:
- the LOC137181359 gene encoding kazrin-A-like, with protein sequence MALDPSFDTDAMAKALGIPSNKHMLHRHLYEEMKSLAVPHSNAEQSLEVVSSSSPVAVKRFAEERVSMRRSGKSPLRLRANSHSVERSHGFHGSCGSLPREARVQAVPRAKGSPMHTYKSVEITNV encoded by the exons ATGGCTCTGGACCCGTCCTTTGACACAGATGCCATGGCCAAAGCCTTGGGGATCCCCAGCAACAAACACATGCTGCATCGGCACCTTTATGAAGAGATGAAATCACTCGCTGTGCCTCACAG CAATGCAGAGCAGAGCCTTGAGGTTGTCAGTTCCTCTTCGCCTGTGGCTGTTAAACGCTTTGCTGAAGAGAGGGTGTCTATGAGAAGATCAGGCAAG AGTCCGCTGAGGTTACGTGCAAACAGCCACTCGGTGGAGCGAAGTCACGGCTTCCACGGCAGCTGCGGCTCTCTGCCCAGAGAGGCCAGAGTTCAGGCTGTGCCCCGGGCCAAAGGCAGCCCGATGCACACCTACAAGAGTGTGGAGATCACCAACGTCTGA
- the tmem51b gene encoding transmembrane protein 51b, translating to MCSSQGICGGNNRPPNRSSSSQGSGSGAHYALCALGVGLIALGIVMIVWTVIPVDGEASGGSPTPSGNSTTDSSDNDEDITEQSKSSSVAMALVGVGGVMLLLSICLGVRSKKRAREMRNQPAATGGALLDHVAGEQAEPAADPSTYNVPSYDEVVGSGDYPVRQSNLQHSTSQLPSYEDIIAAVENEGTEPTNNPTEDTPLNDPAPAPAPSAAAAAEPQAGPAAPTSNARLPARSSSRASRLLRPLRVRRIKSDKLHLKDFRLQIRSPTQNPVTIEPITPPPQYDNKMPELG from the exons ATGTGTTCCAGTCAGGGTATTTGCGGCGGAAACAACCGCCCTCCCAACAGATCCTCCAGCTCACAGGGCAGTGGTTCAGGAGCCCACTATGCCCTGTGCGCCCTGGGAGTTGGACTCATCGCCTTGGGTATTGTCATGATCGTGTGGACTGTGATACCCGTGGATGGAGAGGCCTCAGGTGGCTCACCCACTCCGTCAGGCAACTCTACCACAGACAGCTCTGATAATGACGAGGACATCACAGAACAAAGCAAGTCCTCGTCGGTGGCTATGGCGCTGGTTGGAGTTGGGGGAGTCATGTTGCTCTTGTCCATCTGCCTCGGGGTGAGAAGCAAGAAGAGAGCTCGCGAGATGAGAAACCAGCCAGCAGCAACAGGAGGCGCCCTCTTGGATCATGTGGCAGGAGAGCAGGCAGAGCC AGCTGCAGATCCATCTACATACAACGTGCCGAGCTACGACGAGGTCGTTGGCAGCGGCGATTACCCGGTCCGTCAGAGCAACCTACAGCACAGCACCTCCCAGCTGCCATCCTACGAGGACATCATAGCTGCTGTGGAAAACGAGGGAACGGAACCCACTAACAACCCAACTGAAGACACCCCTCTTAATGATCCCGCACCGGCTCCCGCGccgtctgctgctgctgctgctgagcccCAGGCCGGCCCTGCTGCCCCCACGTCAAACGCCAGGCTGCCTGCCCGCAGCAGCAGCCGGGCGAGCCGTTTACTGCGGCCCCTGCGGGTGAGGAGGATCAAGTCAGACAAACTGCACCTGAAGGATTTCCGCCTCCAAATCCGTAGCCCCACACAGAATCCAGTGACCATTGAGCCCATCACTCCGCCACCTCAGTATGACAATAAGATGCCTGAATTAGGGTAG